The region CTGCAAAACCCGTCATCACCGGCAATTCCGACAACACATTGTTCCGTTGGTTCCTTTTCAGCGACCACCATTGTACCTGGTGCATTTGGGTTATTTGTATTTTTGATGCAAACCGGGATTCCTTTTTTAAACGCCGGGATTAATGCTTCGTCATGGAATACAGAGAACCCGGCATATGATAACTCACGCATTTCTTTATAAGTGATAGTGGTTATCTCTTTAGGCTGTTCAACAATCGATGGATTTACGGTATAAACGGAATCGACATCGGTGAAATTTTCGTAAAGTTCGGCTTGTACACCTGCTGCGACAATCGAACCTGTAATGTCAGATCCGCCCCGGGAAAAAGTAACCAACTTTCCTGACTTCGTATATCCAAAAAAACCGGGGATGATTTGCACGCCATCTTGTTGACGTAATTTATACAAATTGGTAAAGCTTTCTTCGAGAACTTGTGCATTTCCAGGTTGATCGCTCACAATAATGCCTGCTATTTCCGGGTTCAAGTATGTAGCTTCAACACCAATTGATGTTAAGTATGCTTGAAGCGCTTTTGCTGAAAAAACTTCACCCAGCGACTTAATGGTATCTACTTTAAGTGAATTTTCTGCATCACTTGCCAATACATCTTCTATGGTTTGGTGAAGCTCATGAGCAATCGCAGACGTTAGGTTAAGTTCCTCAAGGATACTTAGAAAACGATCGTTAACCAGGTCGAGCAAATCTTCATATGGACGGTCCAGATCATCGTTTTCCGATATCTTGATTAACGTATCGGTGATTTTTATATCATCTTTGTAGCGTTTCCCTGGTGCTGACACCACAATAAATTTTCTTGCTGGATCCTGTTTAATAATCGCACCGACTTTTTTGATTTGGTTCGCACTTGCTACCGAACTTCCTCCAAATTTTGCTACCTTCATAATATCTCTCCAATAAATAAAGATTTATAATAATGTTACAAATGGTACCACATTATTAGTCTTTTGTGTATAAAAAAAGATAACTAAATTACATAATTAGTCATCTTTTATTCGCATGTATCTGTTTTTTAACAGCTTGCCGTTTACGGTCGCGGTGGACGATAAAACCGCCGATAAATCCGATTCCTGCAGCAAAAAGGATAAAGCCGATAAAAAATTGCAGGCCGATGTGGAGAAAGACTGCTGTTAGTTCATTAAATAATGCATCCCGCATCAATTTTATACCATAGGCCGCGATAACTCCTGGAACAACCAGTATTAAGACCGCAATTATTCGCATGTTCATTCTCCTTTGAATGTAAAAAATTTTGCTCATCATTTTTATTGCTTTCCGTTTGCGCTTGATGACTTTGTCCATTGCCAGTATAGCAAAAAACTATGAAGATAGAAACGATGTAATGTTTGCTGAAATGTGCAGATTAGCGTATGATAATAATATGCAAAAAATTGCAAGGTGGGGTTTAATGAAACGGGTGCTGATTGTTGGGGCAGGTAAGGGTGGAACCGCTTTACTGGAAATGTTATATGTAGCTGATCGGATGCAGGTCGTAGCGATTATTGACCATAATCAACAGGCAAAAGGGCTTGAACTGGCCAAAATCTATGGTATTCCAACCGGTTCAAACTGGAAGGAATGGATGGATGAGGACGTCGATATTGTCATTGAGGTGACGGGGAATGAACAAGTACTTGATGAATTAATGCAAACAAGTCATGGGAAAATGATTGTAATTCCTGGTTCCATTGCCTATATTATTGTCGAATTATTAGACGAAAAGGAATCATTATTTCGCCATATCAAAACACAAATGAATCATCAACACCTGATCCT is a window of Lentibacillus daqui DNA encoding:
- a CDS encoding aspartate kinase, which produces MKVAKFGGSSVASANQIKKVGAIIKQDPARKFIVVSAPGKRYKDDIKITDTLIKISENDDLDRPYEDLLDLVNDRFLSILEELNLTSAIAHELHQTIEDVLASDAENSLKVDTIKSLGEVFSAKALQAYLTSIGVEATYLNPEIAGIIVSDQPGNAQVLEESFTNLYKLRQQDGVQIIPGFFGYTKSGKLVTFSRGGSDITGSIVAAGVQAELYENFTDVDSVYTVNPSIVEQPKEITTITYKEMRELSYAGFSVFHDEALIPAFKKGIPVCIKNTNNPNAPGTMVVAEKEPTEQCVVGIAGDDGFCSLYVSKYLMNRELGFGRKLLQIFEDEEISFEHAPSGIDDMSVVIRQKYFTKEKERRVIERIESELHVDTIKIHRDLAMIMVVGEGMISTVGVAKKATSAITDSGVNIMMINQGSSEVSMMFGIQEVDLERSVQSLYKAFFT
- a CDS encoding DUF2627 domain-containing protein codes for the protein MRIIAVLILVVPGVIAAYGIKLMRDALFNELTAVFLHIGLQFFIGFILFAAGIGFIGGFIVHRDRKRQAVKKQIHANKR